A window of Roseobacter fucihabitans genomic DNA:
CTGGGTATTGATGTGACGATTGAGACCACCGACAGCGCGCAATATACCGCGCGCACCAATGCATTTGATTTCGACATGACCCTTTATCGGCGCGCTTTGTCCCTGTCGCCGGGCAATGAACAGAGGTTCTATTGGGGGTCGGAAGCCGCCGATCAACCGGGATCGCGCAATTGGATGGGTGTGAAATCGCCTGCGGTGGACGGTATGATCGATGCGATGCTCTCTGCCAAGGATGAGGCGGATTTTAACGCCGCCGTGCGCGCATTGGACCGGGTGCTGACGGCGGGGCGCTATGTGATTCCGTTCTGGCAATTCACCACCGGTCAGATCGCGCATATCAAGGCGTTGAAATACCCCGATACCTTGCCGATTTACGGCGACGGTCCGAACTTCATGCCAGAGGTGTGGTGGTACGATCCCTCCTGAACGCCCGGTTCAGCTCAGCGATGTGACCCAGAGTATCTCGGCATCCTCATTGCTGAGCGAGACCACATTGTGACCCATCGTAGCGTCATAATAAGCGCTATCTCCCCGGCGCATCTCAACCGGCTCATAAAATTCCGTAATCAGTTGAATGACGCCGGTGAGCACATAGAGGAATTCCTCGCCGTCATGACGCACCCAGCCATCAAATTCATCCATACTGCGCGCCCTCACCTTTGCACGGTAGGGCAACATCCGTTTTTGCGTCAGCGCTTCGGCCAGCAATTCATGCTCATAAGTCACAGTGGCCTGCGCCGCCCCCTGCCCTGATTTCGTCACGGCCATACGCCCGTTGACCTGACCGGTTTGTGGCTGCGTGAACAATTGCGGTACAGATATTTCCAGCCCCGTCGCCAGTTTTTTCAGCGCGTCATAGGTGGGGGACATCTGCCCGTTTTCGATCTTGCTCAGCGTGGAGCGCGCCAATCCCGCCTGGTTTGCCGCCTGCTCCAGCGTCCAGTGGCGCGCCTTGCGCAATTCGCGCACCCGCTCTCCAAGGTCCACTGGCGTGCCATGCTCTGCATCCCCGCTCTGGCGTGCAATTTGGATCAGGTGCTTTGGATCAGATGTTTTCATTTGCCAGCTATAGAACCCGGCCAACAGGCTTGCAACGCAGGTCTGCGCAGGCTAGCACGCAAAAATGCTGTCAATCTTTGATCACGGGCGCGCTGCTGCCTGCCCCAGCCCGTTCAATATGGCCGCCCATGTCCTTGCGCGCGCGCATCTGGATCCGCTCAAGGATGCGCTTGTGATCATCGGGGCCAATCACGTCGAACGCTGGTCTTATGGCGATCTGGAGCGGGCGGTACGTGCCACAGCAACGGGCCTGCTGGAGCTGGGTCTGGTGCCCGGTGACAGGGTGCTGATGCGGCTGGGAAACACGGTGGATTTTCCAATTGCCTATCTCGGTGCGCTGACCGCCGGTTTGGTGCCCATCCCAAGCTCTTCGGCTCTTACCGAGCCCGAAACCGCCCGCATCATCGCGCAGACCGCGCCCAAACTCATCCTGCGCGATGAAACTGTCGCCTGTCCCGCAAATGCCGCGATCCTGTCGCTCGAGACGTTGCGCGGCTTTCGCACCCTGGCTCGCGCGCCCTTTCATATGGGGGATCCCGAGCGGATCGGCTATATCATCTATACCTCGGGCACCTCAGGCGTGCCGCGCGCGGTGGCCCATGCACATCGTGCCATCTGGGCGCGCCAGATGATGTTTGAGGGGTGGTACGGTTTGCGTCCAGATGACCGGGTGTTACACGCGGGGGCCTTCAACTGGACCTATACGCTTGGCACCGGCCTCATGGACCCTTGGACGATGGGGGCAACCGCTTTGATCCCGGCACCCGGAACTGCCGCCGATGCGCTGCTGGCGTTGCTCGCAAGACATGAGGCGACGATCTTTGCCGCCGCACCGGGGGTTTATCGACAATTGCTTAAATCCACCGAACCCTTTGAAACGCACAGGCTGCGTCACGGATTAAGCGCGGGCGAGAAATTGCCGCCGCGCCTTGCGGATGGGTGGCGTGACCGTACCGGCACCGATCTGTTTGAAGCCTATGGCATGTCGGAATGCTCGACATTCATCTCCAGCGCCCCTGCCCATCCAGCGGCCAGCGAAACGCTCGGCCGCCCCCAACCGGGACGGCGCGTTGCGTTGCTGGATGAAAACGGCCCCGTCCCCCTGGGCCGCGAGGGTACCATCGCCATAGACCGGCGCGACCCCGGTCTGATGCTGGGCTATCTGGATGCGCCCGATGCGACCGCCGCGCGGTTTCAGGGTGAGTGGTTTATGACCGGCGATCAGGGCGTGATGAGCGAAGATGGGCAGATCACCTATCTGGGGCGCAATGACGATATGATGAACGCCGGGGGCTACCGCGTGTCCCCCATTGAGGTCGAAGCTGTCCTGACCACCCTGCCCGACATGACCGCCGTCGCCGTGACGGATGTTCTGATCAAGGAAGACACCCGCGTGATCGCCGCCTTTTATACCGGCCCCGTTGCGCTGGACGATCAGGTGTTGAACGCCTATGTGTCTGATAAGTTAGCGCGTTACAAACAACCGCGCCTTTATATCCACCTGTCCGAGCTGCCTATGGGCGCGAATGGCAAAATCCTGCGGCGTGCTTTGCGGGACAATTTTGAGGTTCCCGAATGAGCGATCCGATCAAGCTTGATATCATGTCCGACCCGATTTGCCCCTGGTGTTTTATCGGTAAGGCGCATCTGGACAAGGCGCTCAGCGATATTCCCGATCATCCTTTCGCGATCGAATGGCATCCGTTTCAGCTCAACCCCGACATGCCACGCGCTGGCATGGATCGGCGCGCCTATCTGGAGGGTAAATTCGGCGGCAAGGACGGTGCCGTGCGGGCCTATGCGCCCGTGGTGCAGGCAGCCGAGGCTGCTGGCCTGACCATCGACTTTGAGGGGATGAAACGCACGCCCAACACGCTGGATGCGCATCGCCTGATCCACTGGGCCGGGATCGAGGGGCGCCAGACCGCCGCCGTCTCAGCACTTTTTCAGGCCTATTTCGGGCAGGCCCGCGACATAGGGGATCATGATGTGCTTGCCGACATCGCCGATGGCATCGAGATGGATGCCGCCGTGGTGCGCAAATTGTTGGAAACGGAGGCGGATGCGCAGGATATCCGTGACCGGGATGCCCATAGCCGTTCGATGGGGATCAATTCGGTCCCGACCTTCATCGTGGCGGGCAAACACGCCGTGCCCGGTGCCCAGCCGCCAGAGCTTTGGGCCAAGGTGATTGAGGAGCTCGCGGCCACCGCCTGACGTTTCCGCGCGAACCCTGCGCTTTCGCACGCTTGAATGTGTAAATTTACGGCGTTGTCTGATTTTCAACTGTGGGTTACACCGCGTTAACCTTTGCGTAGCTGCGCGCAATCAGGCGGGAGTTCTTAAGTGTCGCAACGGGTGTCGCAGCCTGCTATCGGGCGGGCTGAGTTTATTGCTTTGATGGCGATGATGTTCGCCACAATTGCATTTTCCATTGATGCGATGCTGCCCGCCCTGCCCAATATCGCGCAGGAACTGACCCCGGATGATCCCACACGCGCACCGCTAATCATGACCGCCTTCGTGCTGGGCATGGGCTTGGGTACGTTTTTCACCGGGCCGCTCTCGGATGCCTATGGGCGCAAGGTCGTGATGGTCTGCGGGGCCGCGATTTATATCATCGCCTCCGCGATTGCCTGGGCCAGTTCGACGTTTGAAATCGTGATCGCCGCGCGTATCCTTCAAGGGCTGGGAGCGGCGGGTCCGCGGGTGGTCTCCATCGCCGTCATTCGCGATCTGTTTTCGGGCCGTGAAATGGCCAAGATCGTGTCGATTGTCATGATGATCTTTACCCTCGTGCCCGGCATCGCGCCGACCCTTGGCTATGTCATCATCACCACGCAAGGATGGCGCGGGATTTTTGCCGCCTTCATCATTTTCTCGCTGATCACTGTCATCTGGATGACCTTCCGCCTGCCCGAAACGCTTGCGCCCGAAAACCGTCGCCCCATGCGCGTCGGGCTGCTATTCAGTGCCGTGCGCGAAATGTTTACCCACCCTATCGTGCGCCTGTCCATCTTCGTGCAGACCCTGTGCATGTCCATGTTGTTCACAGTTCTGATGCTGATCCAGCCGGTCTATGAGCAGGTCTATGACAAGCAGGACAGCTTTCATTTCTGGTTTGGTGGCATTGCCTTGATCTCGGCACTGGCCAGCCTTCTGAATGCGCTGCTGGTGGTGCGCTTTGGCATGCGCCGTCTGATCACCATCGCGCTGGCGTTGCAGATCATTCTGTCGCTCGGTGTCTTGCTCAAACATGAATCCATAGGCTTCAGCAGCTTTGCACTCTTCGCTTTCTGGCAGGCCTATGTGTTCTTTCAGGCCGGGTTGACCATCGGTAATCTGAACGCGATCGCGATGGAGCCGATGGGCCATATCGCAGGCATGGCCGCCAGCGTGATTGGGGCGGTGTCCACGGTGCTGGCGGCGGCAATTGCCTCGCCCATCGGCTTGCTGTTTGATGGCACGATCCGCCCCCTTGTCGGGGCGATCCTGATCATGGCTTTTCTGGCCTATCTGTTGATGCGCCATATGGGCCGCGTCGAGGCCCGCCTTCCGGCCGAATAATCAACCTGCCTTGGCTTTGCGCGCCTTCTTTTCGGCAACAACCTTCTCGGCCAGATCGCGGGCAATGGCAAAAGCCCCTTTGATCTTATCCGTATCTGACGTCCAATCCCGGCGCACCACGATTTTATTGTCTTTGACTTTTGCCTGCCCACGCTGGTCCTGGATGAAATCAACCAATCCCTTGGGAGAGGCGAATTTATCATTGTGAAACTGGATCGTGGCCCCTTTTGGCCCGCCATCCAGTTTGGCAATCCCTGCGCGTTTGCACATCGCCTTGATGCGCACGACCAGCATCAGCGTGTTGACCTCGCGCGGGAGTTTACCAAAGCGGTCAATGAGTTCGGCGGCAAAGCCTTCGAGTTCCACCTTGCTGCTCAGGCTGCTGAGGCGGCGATAAAGCCCCAGACGCACGTCGAGATCGGGCACATAGGCTTCGGGTATCAACACCGGCACGCCGAGGTTAATCTGCGGGGCCCACTGGTCATCCGCCTCGCTGAGACCCTCCATCTCCCCGGCCCGGATTTTGGCAATCGCCTCCTCCAGCATGGATTGGTAAAGTTCGAAACCGACGTCGCGCATTTGTCCCGATTGCTCTTCGCCCAGAAGGTTACCCGCGCCGCGAATATCGAGATCCTGTGACGCCAGCGTGAAGCCCGCGCCCAATGTGTCGAGGCTGGAGAGCACCCGCAGCCGCTTTTCCGCCGTCGCGGTCAGCTTCGCGCGTGGTTTTGTGGTGAGATAAGCATAGGCGCGGGTTTTGGAGCGCCCGACCCGACCGCGGATCTGGTAAAGCTGCGCGAGGCCAAACATATCGGCGCGGTGGACCACCATTGTGTTGGCCGTGGGAATATCGAGGCCCGATTCCACAATTGTTGTGGCCAGCAGCACATCGAATTTCCCGTCATAAAATGCGTTCATTCGGTCATCAAGCTCGCCCGCCGCCATTTGCCCATGCGCCACGACATAGGAGAGTTCGGGCAGTTGCTCTTTGAGGAATGCCTCAATCTCAGGCAGGTCCGATATGCGCGGCACCACATAAAAGGATTGCCCCCCGCGATAATGCTCGCGCAACAAGGCCTCGCGCAGCGTGACGGTGTCAAATTCGCTGACATAGGTGCGGATCGCCAGACGATCCACCGGCGGTGTGCCGATGATGCTCAAATCCCGCACCCCCGTCAGGCTCAGCTGCAAGGTGCGCGGGATCGGCGTCGCGGTCAGTGTCAACACGTGGATGTCCGTGCGCATCTGCTTGAGGCGCTCCTTATGCGTCACGCCGAAATGCTGCTCCTCGTCGATCACCAACAGGCCGAGGTTCTGAAACCGGATGCCCTTGGCGAGCAGCGCATGGGTGCCGATCACGATATCCACCGTGCCGCGCGCCATCCCGTCGCGCGTGGCATTGGCGTCCTTGGTGGACACAAACCGGCTCAATTGGCGCACGTTGATCGGAAAACCGCGAAAGCGTTCAGCGAAACTTTTGTAATGCTGGCGCGCCAGCAAGGTCGTCGGCGCGATCACAGCCACCTGCGTGCCGGACATCGCCGCGACAAAGGCCGCGCGCATGGCGACCTCGGTCTTGCCAAAGCCCACATCGCCGCAGACCAGCCGATCCATCGGATTGCCGCTCGTCAGATCATCAATCACATCGCCAATGGCGCTCAGCTGGTCGTCGGTTTCCTGATAGGGAAAACGCGCGGAAAACGCGTCCCACATGCCTTCGGGCGGTTCCAGAACGGGGGCTTTGCGCAGGGCGCGTTCGGCTGCGACGCGGATCAGCTTGTCTGCGATCTCGCGGATGCGCTCCTTAAGGCGGGATTTCTTGGCCTGCCATGCCCCACCGCCCAGACGGTCCAGCAGGCCCTCTTCATGGCCGTATTTCGACAGCAGTTCGATGTTTTCAACGGGCAGGTAGAGCTTTGAGTTTTCTGCATATTCCAGCAGGATACATTCATGCGCGGCACCGGCCGCCGTGATCACCTCAAGCCCTTTGTATCGCCCGATCCCGTGATCCACATGCACGATCAGATCACCAGGGCTCAGCGATTGGGTTTCGGTCAGGAAATTCTCCGCGCGCCGCCGCTTCTTGGCGCTGCGGATCAATCGGTCCCCCAATACGTCCTGTTCGGAAATCACCGTCAGGCCCGGGGCCTCGAACCCATGCTCCAAGGCCCAGACCGCCAGATGCAGCCCGCGTTTTCCAACGCGTGTGATGTTGGGCACCGGAATGGCCTCGCCCAGCCCCTCATCCTCGATCAACCCCGTCAGACGTTCGCGCGCGCCCTCCGAGTAGCTCGCGATCAGCACCGGTCCGACGTCCATCTTCACTTTAATATGCGCGGCCAAGGCCCCGAAAAGGCTTAATGATTCCTGTTGACGTTCCGGTGCGAAATTCCGCCCCATCCGCGCGCCGGCATCTATGACACCCGGACCCGTGGCCTGCGGCAAGGTCGCCAGCTGTACAACGCGTCGCCCTGCCACGGCATTTTCCCAGGCGTCATCATCAAGATAAAGCGCCTCCGGCGGGCAAGGTTTATAAACGCTGTCCATCTTGGAGCGATGCGCCATCGCCAATCGCCGCGTTTCATATTGATCCGCGATGCTCTCCCAGCGGGCCAGTCGGATTGGCGTGACCTGATCATCCAAGGTGACAGAGGCCTGCGGGACGTAATCGAAAATCGTTTCCAGATTTTCGTGGAAAAACGGCAGCCAATGTTCCGCGCCCTGATGCTTGCGCCCGGCGCTGATCGCCTCATAAAGTGGGTCGTCCGTGCCAGCCGCGCCAAATTCGATCCGGTAATTCTGGCGAAACCGGGTGATGGCGGCCTCGTCCAGGATCACCTCGGAGACAGGGGCCAGTTCGACCACCTCCAATTTCTCTGTCGTGCGCTGCGTGGCCGCATCGAAACGGCGCGCCCCGTCCAGCACATCCCCGAACAGATCGAGCCGTACCGGCCCCAGATCGCCGGGGGGAAAAATATCGATGATCCCGCCGCGAATGGCATAATCGCCGGGTTCCGTCACGGTCGGGCTTTGCACGAAACCCATGCGCACGAGGAAATTGCGCAACGCGGCCTCATCCAGCCGTTCACCGACATGGGCCTTGAAGGCGGCGCCTTTGAGCGTCGCGCGCGCGGGAACGCGTTGAGACGCGGCATTAAGCGTGCTCAGCAGAATGAAGCGATCCGGCATGCCGTGCACCAGACCGGCCAGCGTTGCCATGCGCCCGGCGGAGATATCGGCGTTGGGCGAGACCCGGTCATAGGGCAGGCAATCCCAACCGGGGAACACCACGACGGGCATGTCGGGGGCAAAAAAGCGCAAACTGGCCTGCATCCCGGCCAGCCGTTTGGCATCGCGCGCCACGTGCAAAATCGGGCCGTCCTGCTTGTCAAGCTCGGACAACAGGAACCGCGCATCAAACCCTTCGGGCACACCGGAGGCGGTAATATGGGATGGATCAGCCATGGGGCGTTTCAATTGGCGTTTGCATGGGCCATGTCAACCACCCAATGGGCCAACGGAGAGGTTTTGATACATCCCCCAGAGAGCGGTGACAAAAATCGAGATCACACCAGTCATTTGCACATAGAGCCGGTGGCGCGTCAGCCGCGCTCGCAGCTGTTCGCCTTGTGACATTTCATGCTGGATCAACCGCGCCGTGGAGAGCGAGATCAACCCGACAAGCGACATCGGAAACCCGAGCAGAAACAGCGCCTGGGCAAATTCCACGCGGTAAACGAACCCCAGCACGCAGAGCGTCGTCAACAAAAAGCACCCCAGCGCCAGCATCCAAAGACCGGATACATTCGCGATATAAAGCAGGCGGTTGGTATTGATGCGCACGAGGTCTTCGAGGTCCTGCTCGATTTGCCCGCCATTGCGCCGCGCGCGCAGCACCATGTCATAAGGCACGCCCAGCACCCAATGGCTGGCCGATGACCACATCACCGCCAATGCGATCCAGAACCACAGGTTCGAGAAGGACCGCATGTCAATCAGTTCGAAAACACTTTGATAAAAACTCAAGGGCGATGGCTCTTGTTGGGGTGACGGTCTCTCTTAGCCTTGGATTTGGATGATTCCCACCCTTGGCTTGCGGAAAATTCCGTGGCACTCATGAAGTGTCACTCAAATTGGACATATATCTCATGCGCCCCACCCAAGCCCCCTTTCCTGCCACCCGTATGCGCCGCGCGCGTCAAAGCCCCGCGATCCGGGCGTTGACGCGCGAAAACACCCTCAGCGTGGATGATTTCATCTGGCCGGTCTTTGTGCGCTCAGGCGAGGGTATCAAGGAGCCGATCCCCTCCATGCCAGGTGTTTTCCGCCGGTCGGTTGATGAAATCGTAAAGGCCGCGCGTGAGGCCGCGGATCTGGGCATCCCGGCGATCTGCATTTTCCCCTATACGTCACTGGAAGAGCGCACCGAGGATTGCGCCGGGGCTTGGGATCCTGAAAACCACGCCAATCGCGCCATTCGGGCCATCAAGGCGGCCGTCCCCGAGATTGCGGTGATGACCGATGTGGCGCTCGATACCTATAACATCAACGGCCATGACGGGTTTGTGGAGGACGGCGAGATCGTCAATGACCGCACCGTGGAGGCCCTGGTCAAAATGACGTTGGCACAGGCGGAGGCGGGTGCTGATATCATCGGACCGTCCGATATGATGGATGGGCGGATCGGTGCGATGCGTGCAGCCCTTGAGCGCGGGGGCCATCAGAATGTGATGATCCTGAGCTATGCGGCGAAATATGCTTCGGCGTTTTACGGACCTTTCCGCGATGCCGTGGGGGCCTCCGGAGCGCTGAGCGGGGATAAGAAGACCTATCAGATGGATCCGGGCAATTCGGATGAGGCCATGCGCCTGATTGAACGCGACCTGCGCGAGGGCGCGGATATGGTCATGGTCAAACCCGGCATGCCCTATTTGGATATCTGCCGCCGCGTGAAGGACAGCTTTGGCGCGCCGACCTATGCCTATCAGGTGTCGGGCGAGTTCAGCATGATCCAGGCCGCAGCAGAGCATGGCTGGATTGACGGGGAAAAGGCGATGATAGAGAGCCTGTTGGCGTTCAAACGGGCGGGATGTGACGGTATCCTGACCTATTTCGCCCCCGCCGCCGCGCGATTACTCAATTCATAGCGATAAGCCGCGCAAGCTGGGACGTTTCGGGTGACACCCGGTCTCAATCGGCGTATGTTTGCGCATAAGTCGGGATAACCGGCAATCGAGCAACAGTTTACAGGCGGACATCATGGACGGAAAAACTCTCTCCCGCAGGGTCTTCACCCTTGGCGCGCTCGCAGGCGTGTCTGTCACGGCGGCATGTGGCAATGGCATTGGCTCGCAAGGGGCCGCAACGATCGATTCGCGCGTCGAGCGGACCCTGGCGGAAATGTACCGCCAATTCCCCAACACGCAAAATCTGGCGGATAAAGCGAACGGGATGCTGGTCATGCCGCTGGTCACAGAGGCCGGTTTTGGCTTTGGCGGGGCCTATGGGCGCGGCGCGTTGCAGGTCAATGGTATGACGGTGGATTATTATTCCACAACGCAGCTGTCGGGCGGTCTGCAAATCGGCGCTCAGCAATACTCACATGTGTTGTTTTTCATGAACGAGAGCGCGCTGACGGAATTCCGCCGCTCTCCCGGCTGGGCTGTCGGGGGCGATGTGGAATATGTCATCTCCGCACAGGGCGACGGGTTTAAAGCCGACAGCACGACGACCTTCTCGCCGGTGCTTGCGGCGGTCTTTGGACGCGCAGGGCTTTTGATCGGTGCCACATTGCAAGGCACTAAGTACACGCGCATCATCCCCTGAGGTTCGCAGAGGCGTGATATGGAAAAAAGGCGCTCGCAGAACATGCAGAGCGCCTTTTTATCATAAATTCAGCCCAGAGCTTGCAGCCGTTTGAACAGGCTCGAGGTATCCCAGCGACCACCGCCCATATTTTGCACATCTTTGTAGAATTGATCGACCAGCGCCGTGACCGGCAGGCTGGCCCCGGTTTCATCCGCTGTGGACAGGCAAATCCCGAGATCCTTGCGCATCCAGTCGGTGGCAAAGCCGTGATCGAAATGATCATCCAGCATCGTTTCATATCGGTTGTTCATCTGCCAGCTGCCCGCCGCACCCTGGCTGATGACCTCGACCACCGCGCGCCCGTCAAGGCCCGCTTTATCCGCGAAATGCAGCGCTTCGCTCAGCCCCTGCACCAGACCGGCAATTGCGATCTGGTTGCACATCTTGGTCATTTGCCCCGCACCGCTGTCACCAATCCGCCGACAGATTTTGGAATAAACCTCCATGATCGGCAACGCGCGCGCGTAGGCACCTTCTTCACCGCCGCACATGATCGACAGGGCCGCGTTCTCCGCACCCGCCTGCCCGCCCGAAATCGGCGCGTCCACGAAACTGATCTGCGCTACATTGGCCGCGCCGTAGAGTTCGCGCGTCACCGCCGCCGATACCGTCGTGTGATCCACGAACACCGCACCGGAGATCATACCGGCAAACGCGCCGTCAGCGCCCAGACAGACAGAACGCAGATCATCGTCATTGCCAACGCAAGACATCACGAAATCCGCACCCTGCGCGGCCTCGAGCGGCGTTGTGGCCATGGCACCCCCATGGGTTGCAACCCAATCCTCGGCCTTGCTCGCGGTACGGTTGTAGACCGTTACGTCATGTCCCGCCTTTTGCAAATGGCCCGCCATCGGGCCTCCCATGACGCCCAATCCTAAAAATGCCAGCTTGGCCATATCGTTGCCCTTCCCGTTTTCCGTGTTGCGTTACGCTGCGGACCTACCTAACAGTCAAATCCCAAGGGTCAATAAGACGACGGATAATAGACACGGAGACCGGATGAATCTGATCTTTCGATGGTTGATGCGATTGAGCGCCACTTTGGTAGTGGTGATCGTGCTGGGTGTGGCGATGGTCTATTACCTCGCCTCTCGTTCCTTACCGGAATATGACAAGGTGCTGGATCTGCCGTATCTGACCGCGCCAGTCGAGATCGTGCGCGACAATGCCAATGTCCCCCATATCTTTGGTCAGGCGGATACCGATGTGTTTTACGCGCTGGGGTATGCGCATGCACAGGACCGGCTTTGGCAAATGACCATGCTGCGCCGCACCGCACAGGGGCGATTGTCGGAGATATTCGGGACCGCCACGGTTGAGATCGACAAGCTGATCCGGCGTCTGGATATTTATGCGCTGGCCGGGGCGTCAGTCGAGGCACAGGACGCGCGCACCAACCTGATGCTGCGCGCCTATGCCACCGGCGTGAACGCGCGCCTTGACGAGATCAACACAAGCGCGCTGGGACGCGGTGCGCCGGAGATGTTCATCTTCAATGCGCCCGTGTCGGCATGGCGGCCCTCGGATTCGCTGGCGATCGTCAAGCTGATGGGCTTGCAGCTGTCGGGTCACCTCAACCATGAGGTGTTGCGCGCGCAGATGTCGCTGGCGGTGCCTGATCCCGCGCGGTTGGCGGATATTTTGCCCGATAATCCCGGCTCCGGGCTGACCGCGCTGCCGGAATATTCTCAGATCGTGCCCGGTGTGCAGCGTTTTGCGGAAACCCTGCCGCGCGACGATCATCCGCTGTCGCCCTTCAAGGCGCGCGCTTTTGCCGGTGCCTCCAATGTCTGGGCGGCGGCCCCGTCACGTTCGGCCTCGGGCGGCACTTTGCTGGCAAATGATCCGCATCTGGGTTTCACTGCGCCCTCAATCTGGTATCTGGCGCGGCTGCAATTGCAATCGGGCAGCGTCATCGGGGCGACGATCCCCGGCATGCCGGTTGTGCTGAGCGGGCGCAGCGAGGCTCTGGGCTGGGGGCTGACGTCGGCGGGGCTGGATGATCAAGATGTTTACATCGAGCAGGTAAACCCGGAAAATCCCGAAGAATACCGCACACCGGATGGGTTCAAAACCTTTGAAAAGCGCGGCTCGATCATCAATATCAAAGATCAGGCCCCGATCACCATTACCCTGCGCTGGACGGAGAATGGACCCGTTTTGCCCGGCACGCAGTATAACCTCGCCAGTATCACGCCGCCGGGTCATGTGGCGGCCCTCGCCTGGACCGTGCTGAGCCCTAAAGACACCACGATGAGCGCCGCCATGCGCCTGATGGAGGCGAAATCCGTCCATGAGGGGATGACGGCCATTGAGGGCTATATCGCGCCCGCGCAAAACCTGATGTTGGTGGATCGTAAAGAGATTG
This region includes:
- a CDS encoding helix-turn-helix domain-containing protein, translated to MKTSDPKHLIQIARQSGDAEHGTPVDLGERVRELRKARHWTLEQAANQAGLARSTLSKIENGQMSPTYDALKKLATGLEISVPQLFTQPQTGQVNGRMAVTKSGQGAAQATVTYEHELLAEALTQKRMLPYRAKVRARSMDEFDGWVRHDGEEFLYVLTGVIQLITEFYEPVEMRRGDSAYYDATMGHNVVSLSNEDAEILWVTSLS
- a CDS encoding class I adenylate-forming enzyme family protein, translating into MLSIFDHGRAAACPSPFNMAAHVLARAHLDPLKDALVIIGANHVERWSYGDLERAVRATATGLLELGLVPGDRVLMRLGNTVDFPIAYLGALTAGLVPIPSSSALTEPETARIIAQTAPKLILRDETVACPANAAILSLETLRGFRTLARAPFHMGDPERIGYIIYTSGTSGVPRAVAHAHRAIWARQMMFEGWYGLRPDDRVLHAGAFNWTYTLGTGLMDPWTMGATALIPAPGTAADALLALLARHEATIFAAAPGVYRQLLKSTEPFETHRLRHGLSAGEKLPPRLADGWRDRTGTDLFEAYGMSECSTFISSAPAHPAASETLGRPQPGRRVALLDENGPVPLGREGTIAIDRRDPGLMLGYLDAPDATAARFQGEWFMTGDQGVMSEDGQITYLGRNDDMMNAGGYRVSPIEVEAVLTTLPDMTAVAVTDVLIKEDTRVIAAFYTGPVALDDQVLNAYVSDKLARYKQPRLYIHLSELPMGANGKILRRALRDNFEVPE
- a CDS encoding DsbA family oxidoreductase — its product is MSDPIKLDIMSDPICPWCFIGKAHLDKALSDIPDHPFAIEWHPFQLNPDMPRAGMDRRAYLEGKFGGKDGAVRAYAPVVQAAEAAGLTIDFEGMKRTPNTLDAHRLIHWAGIEGRQTAAVSALFQAYFGQARDIGDHDVLADIADGIEMDAAVVRKLLETEADAQDIRDRDAHSRSMGINSVPTFIVAGKHAVPGAQPPELWAKVIEELAATA
- a CDS encoding MFS transporter; its protein translation is MAMMFATIAFSIDAMLPALPNIAQELTPDDPTRAPLIMTAFVLGMGLGTFFTGPLSDAYGRKVVMVCGAAIYIIASAIAWASSTFEIVIAARILQGLGAAGPRVVSIAVIRDLFSGREMAKIVSIVMMIFTLVPGIAPTLGYVIITTQGWRGIFAAFIIFSLITVIWMTFRLPETLAPENRRPMRVGLLFSAVREMFTHPIVRLSIFVQTLCMSMLFTVLMLIQPVYEQVYDKQDSFHFWFGGIALISALASLLNALLVVRFGMRRLITIALALQIILSLGVLLKHESIGFSSFALFAFWQAYVFFQAGLTIGNLNAIAMEPMGHIAGMAASVIGAVSTVLAAAIASPIGLLFDGTIRPLVGAILIMAFLAYLLMRHMGRVEARLPAE
- the mfd gene encoding transcription-repair coupling factor, with protein sequence MADPSHITASGVPEGFDARFLLSELDKQDGPILHVARDAKRLAGMQASLRFFAPDMPVVVFPGWDCLPYDRVSPNADISAGRMATLAGLVHGMPDRFILLSTLNAASQRVPARATLKGAAFKAHVGERLDEAALRNFLVRMGFVQSPTVTEPGDYAIRGGIIDIFPPGDLGPVRLDLFGDVLDGARRFDAATQRTTEKLEVVELAPVSEVILDEAAITRFRQNYRIEFGAAGTDDPLYEAISAGRKHQGAEHWLPFFHENLETIFDYVPQASVTLDDQVTPIRLARWESIADQYETRRLAMAHRSKMDSVYKPCPPEALYLDDDAWENAVAGRRVVQLATLPQATGPGVIDAGARMGRNFAPERQQESLSLFGALAAHIKVKMDVGPVLIASYSEGARERLTGLIEDEGLGEAIPVPNITRVGKRGLHLAVWALEHGFEAPGLTVISEQDVLGDRLIRSAKKRRRAENFLTETQSLSPGDLIVHVDHGIGRYKGLEVITAAGAAHECILLEYAENSKLYLPVENIELLSKYGHEEGLLDRLGGGAWQAKKSRLKERIREIADKLIRVAAERALRKAPVLEPPEGMWDAFSARFPYQETDDQLSAIGDVIDDLTSGNPMDRLVCGDVGFGKTEVAMRAAFVAAMSGTQVAVIAPTTLLARQHYKSFAERFRGFPINVRQLSRFVSTKDANATRDGMARGTVDIVIGTHALLAKGIRFQNLGLLVIDEEQHFGVTHKERLKQMRTDIHVLTLTATPIPRTLQLSLTGVRDLSIIGTPPVDRLAIRTYVSEFDTVTLREALLREHYRGGQSFYVVPRISDLPEIEAFLKEQLPELSYVVAHGQMAAGELDDRMNAFYDGKFDVLLATTIVESGLDIPTANTMVVHRADMFGLAQLYQIRGRVGRSKTRAYAYLTTKPRAKLTATAEKRLRVLSSLDTLGAGFTLASQDLDIRGAGNLLGEEQSGQMRDVGFELYQSMLEEAIAKIRAGEMEGLSEADDQWAPQINLGVPVLIPEAYVPDLDVRLGLYRRLSSLSSKVELEGFAAELIDRFGKLPREVNTLMLVVRIKAMCKRAGIAKLDGGPKGATIQFHNDKFASPKGLVDFIQDQRGQAKVKDNKIVVRRDWTSDTDKIKGAFAIARDLAEKVVAEKKARKAKAG
- a CDS encoding component of SufBCD complex; this translates as MRSFSNLWFWIALAVMWSSASHWVLGVPYDMVLRARRNGGQIEQDLEDLVRINTNRLLYIANVSGLWMLALGCFLLTTLCVLGFVYRVEFAQALFLLGFPMSLVGLISLSTARLIQHEMSQGEQLRARLTRHRLYVQMTGVISIFVTALWGMYQNLSVGPLGG